Proteins from a genomic interval of Streptococcus sp. D7B5:
- the pbp2X gene encoding penicillin-binding protein PBP2X, with translation MKQWKEKIIRYAVRNRKSPEENRRRVGKSLSLLAVILFAVFLVNFAVIIGTGSKFGKDLVQEAKKVHQTTKTIPAKRGTIYDRNGTPIAEDATSYNIYAVIDKNYKSATGKILYVEDSQFNKVAEIFHKYLDMEESYVKEQLSQPDLKQVSFGAKGNGITYANMMAIKNDLKTAGVEGVDFTTSPNRSYPNGQFASSFIGLAQLHENEDGTKRLIGTSGLESSLNSILAGTDGIITYEKDRLGNIVPGTEQASQHMVDGKDVYTTLSSPLQSFMETQMDAFQEKVKGKYMTATLISAKTGEILATTQRPTFNADTKDGITKDFVWRDILYQSNYEPGSTMKVMMLASAIDNNTFPGGEYFNSSELKIADATIRDWDVNAGLTSGGTMTFSQGFALSSNVGMTLLEQKMGDATWLDYLNRFKFGVPTRFGLTDEYSGQLPADNIVDIAMSAFGQGISVTQTQMLRAFTAIANDGVMLEPKFISALYDPNDQSVRKSQKEIVGNPVSKVAASSTREHMVMVGTDPVYGTMYNHSTGKPNVNVPGQNVALKSGTAQIADEKNGGYLTGETNYIFSVVSMHPAENPDFILYVTVQQPEHYSGVQLGEFANPILERASAMKESLNLQSTAKSLDQVSKTTSYAMPATKDFTPGDLAEELRRNLVQPIVIGTGTKIKDLSVSEGDNLEANQQILILSDKVEEMPDMYGWTDENVQTLAKWLNIEVEWEGSGKTVKKQSVRANTALKDLKKMKITLGD, from the coding sequence ATGAAACAGTGGAAAGAAAAAATCATCCGTTATGCCGTTCGTAACCGTAAATCTCCAGAAGAAAACCGCCGAAGAGTAGGGAAAAGCCTGAGTTTATTGGCTGTCATACTCTTCGCTGTCTTTTTGGTCAACTTTGCGGTCATTATCGGAACGGGTAGTAAATTTGGGAAGGATTTGGTTCAAGAGGCCAAAAAGGTTCACCAAACAACCAAGACGATTCCTGCAAAACGAGGGACTATATACGATCGTAATGGAACGCCTATTGCAGAGGATGCTACTTCTTATAATATATATGCGGTTATTGACAAGAACTACAAGTCAGCAACAGGCAAAATTCTCTATGTAGAAGATTCTCAATTTAATAAGGTAGCTGAAATTTTCCATAAGTATCTGGATATGGAGGAGTCTTATGTCAAAGAACAGCTTTCTCAGCCAGATCTAAAACAGGTATCTTTTGGAGCTAAGGGAAATGGGATCACCTATGCCAATATGATGGCTATTAAAAATGACCTCAAAACTGCTGGCGTTGAGGGAGTTGACTTTACAACTAGCCCTAACCGTAGTTATCCCAATGGACAGTTTGCTTCTTCCTTTATCGGTTTAGCGCAACTCCATGAAAATGAGGATGGCACCAAACGTTTGATTGGGACATCTGGACTGGAGAGTTCCTTAAATAGCATTCTGGCGGGTACAGATGGGATCATTACCTATGAGAAGGATCGTCTGGGAAATATTGTTCCGGGTACGGAGCAGGCTTCCCAACACATGGTAGATGGAAAGGATGTGTACACAACCCTTTCTAGTCCCTTACAATCCTTTATGGAAACCCAGATGGATGCCTTCCAGGAAAAAGTAAAAGGCAAGTATATGACGGCTACCTTGATTAGCGCTAAAACAGGGGAAATCCTGGCTACGACCCAACGGCCGACCTTCAATGCCGATACCAAGGATGGCATCACAAAAGACTTTGTCTGGCGTGATATCCTCTATCAAAGTAACTATGAGCCAGGATCGACCATGAAGGTGATGATGTTGGCTTCGGCTATTGACAACAATACCTTCCCTGGTGGCGAATACTTTAACAGTAGTGAATTGAAAATAGCTGATGCGACCATTCGAGACTGGGACGTCAATGCAGGTTTGACGAGTGGTGGCACCATGACCTTCTCCCAAGGTTTTGCCCTCTCAAGTAATGTCGGAATGACCTTGCTTGAACAAAAAATGGGAGATGCTACTTGGTTGGATTATCTCAATCGCTTTAAGTTTGGGGTGCCGACGCGTTTTGGTCTGACTGATGAGTATTCAGGTCAATTGCCTGCAGATAATATTGTCGATATTGCCATGAGTGCATTTGGTCAGGGGATTTCTGTAACGCAGACCCAGATGCTACGTGCTTTTACAGCTATTGCCAACGATGGGGTTATGTTGGAGCCGAAATTTATCAGTGCCCTCTATGATCCAAATGACCAGTCTGTTCGTAAGTCTCAAAAGGAAATTGTCGGAAATCCTGTGTCAAAAGTAGCAGCGTCCTCTACTCGGGAGCACATGGTCATGGTCGGAACAGATCCTGTCTACGGTACCATGTACAACCACAGCACAGGAAAGCCAAATGTCAATGTTCCGGGACAGAATGTTGCCCTGAAATCAGGGACTGCTCAGATTGCCGATGAGAAGAATGGGGGCTATCTGACAGGTGAAACCAACTATATCTTCTCAGTTGTGTCGATGCATCCTGCAGAAAATCCTGACTTTATCCTCTATGTAACGGTGCAACAGCCAGAGCATTATTCGGGTGTTCAGCTTGGGGAGTTTGCCAACCCAATCCTTGAGCGAGCTTCTGCCATGAAAGAATCCCTCAATCTTCAGTCAACTGCCAAGAGCTTGGATCAGGTCAGCAAGACGACAAGCTATGCTATGCCAGCTACCAAGGACTTTACTCCGGGTGACCTAGCAGAGGAATTGCGTCGTAACCTGGTCCAACCAATTGTTATCGGAACAGGAACCAAGATTAAGGATCTCTCGGTTTCTGAAGGAGATAATTTGGAAGCCAATCAGCAGATCTTGATTTTGTCTGATAAGGTCGAAGAAATGCCTGATATGTATGGCTGGACAGATGAAAATGTGCAAACATTGGCCAAATGGCTCAATATAGAAGTCGAGTGGGAAGGTAGCGGTAAGACAGTCAAGAAACAAAGTGTCCGTGCCAATACGGCCCTCAAAGACCTTAAAAAAATGAAAATAACTTTAGGAGATTAA
- a CDS encoding DUF3278 domain-containing protein, which yields MKKEDFTTRLLKLFFHIQGPFDECRQEMIYKACARFLIQIIYSSLLLFLFYLLFGRFIELVRDAMPYLYFGLIFVLSSRARLAVRNLHLDKDDPSEIHHKSYSKSQINLRSWGVFFGILIGLFTLLCFHKLYVQQIPLSIFLEKLFQTDILIPLLVFGLSIAAIFGTMVNAFLSLQEEKTPNNRNPKEKINQ from the coding sequence ATGAAAAAAGAAGATTTCACCACTCGCTTACTCAAACTATTCTTTCACATACAAGGGCCTTTTGATGAATGCCGTCAAGAGATGATTTACAAGGCTTGTGCCCGTTTCTTGATCCAAATCATTTACTCCTCCCTCCTACTCTTCTTGTTCTATCTCCTATTTGGACGCTTCATAGAGTTGGTTCGAGATGCCATGCCCTACCTCTATTTTGGACTTATCTTCGTCCTCTCATCTAGGGCGAGACTAGCAGTTCGCAACTTACATTTAGACAAGGATGACCCGTCCGAAATCCATCACAAAAGCTACAGCAAAAGCCAAATCAACCTTCGTAGTTGGGGTGTATTTTTCGGTATTCTAATTGGTTTATTTACTTTGCTATGTTTCCATAAACTCTATGTCCAACAAATTCCTCTTTCTATTTTTTTAGAAAAACTTTTTCAAACAGATATCCTTATCCCTTTACTGGTATTTGGTTTGAGTATTGCTGCTATCTTTGGAACTATGGTTAATGCATTTCTATCACTACAGGAGGAAAAAACTCCTAACAATCGCAATCCTAAGGAGAAAATAAATCAATGA
- a CDS encoding glutathione peroxidase, translating into MTSLYDFSVLNQDDQETSLESYRGKMLLIVNTATGCGLTPQYQGLQELYERYQDQGFEILDFPCNQFMGQAPGSAEEINSFCSLHYQTTFPRFAKIKVNGKEADPLYVWLKDQKSGPLGKRIEWNFAKFLIGRDGQVLERFSSKTDPQTIQESLKKIL; encoded by the coding sequence ATGACCTCATTATACGATTTCTCAGTCTTGAACCAAGATGATCAAGAAACATCACTTGAAAGCTATCGTGGTAAGATGCTCTTGATTGTCAACACTGCTACCGGATGTGGGTTAACGCCCCAGTACCAGGGACTTCAAGAACTCTATGAACGCTATCAAGATCAGGGCTTTGAAATCCTAGATTTCCCTTGCAATCAGTTTATGGGACAAGCACCCGGCAGCGCAGAGGAAATCAATAGTTTCTGCAGCCTACACTATCAGACTACTTTTCCTCGCTTTGCCAAGATCAAGGTCAACGGCAAGGAGGCAGATCCTCTTTATGTTTGGCTAAAAGACCAGAAGTCTGGCCCGCTAGGAAAACGAATCGAATGGAATTTTGCTAAGTTTCTCATTGGTCGAGATGGGCAAGTCCTTGAGCGCTTCTCTTCCAAAACAGACCCCCAAACCATCCAAGAGTCTCTCAAAAAAATACTCTAA
- the mraY gene encoding phospho-N-acetylmuramoyl-pentapeptide-transferase, which produces MISSISAGVLAFLLTLIGIPAFIRFYRKAQITGQQMHEDVKQHQAKAGTPTMGGLVFLIVAVVVSFLIALFTQQLTNNVGMILFILVLYGLVGFLDDFLKVFRKINEGLNPKQKLALQLLGGVIFYLFYERGGDMLSVFGYQVHLGFFYIFFALFWLVGFSNAVNLTDGIDGLASISVVISLSAYGVIAYMQNQLDILLVILAMIGGLLGFFVFNHKPAKVFMGDVGSLALGGMLAAISMALHQEWTLLLIGIIYVFETSSVMMQVTYFKLSGGKRIFRMTPVHHHFELGGFSGKGNPWSEWKVDFFFWGVGLLASLLTLAFLYLL; this is translated from the coding sequence ATGATTAGTTCCATTAGTGCTGGAGTTCTAGCCTTTCTATTGACCTTGATAGGTATTCCAGCCTTTATCCGATTTTATCGAAAAGCACAGATTACGGGACAGCAGATGCACGAGGATGTCAAGCAACACCAAGCTAAAGCTGGGACTCCAACCATGGGAGGTCTTGTCTTCCTGATCGTTGCAGTAGTTGTGAGCTTTCTTATTGCTCTCTTTACCCAACAATTGACCAACAATGTCGGCATGATTTTGTTTATCTTGGTGTTGTATGGTTTGGTAGGTTTTCTGGATGATTTCCTCAAGGTCTTTCGTAAGATCAACGAAGGCTTGAATCCTAAGCAAAAGCTTGCTCTCCAGCTCCTTGGAGGAGTGATTTTCTACCTCTTTTATGAGCGTGGTGGCGATATGCTTTCAGTTTTTGGCTACCAAGTTCATTTGGGTTTTTTCTATATTTTCTTTGCCCTTTTCTGGCTAGTTGGTTTTTCCAATGCGGTGAATCTGACTGACGGGATTGATGGCTTAGCGAGTATTTCCGTGGTGATTAGCTTATCGGCCTACGGTGTGATTGCTTATATGCAAAATCAATTGGATATTCTTCTTGTGATTCTTGCCATGATTGGTGGTTTGCTAGGTTTCTTCGTCTTTAACCACAAACCTGCCAAGGTCTTCATGGGAGATGTAGGAAGTTTGGCTCTTGGTGGGATGCTAGCAGCAATCTCTATGGCCCTCCACCAAGAATGGACCCTTTTGTTGATTGGGATTATCTATGTCTTTGAGACAAGCTCTGTTATGATGCAGGTTACCTACTTCAAACTTAGTGGTGGAAAGCGTATTTTCCGTATGACGCCTGTTCATCACCATTTTGAACTTGGAGGATTCTCAGGTAAGGGCAATCCTTGGAGCGAGTGGAAGGTTGACTTCTTCTTTTGGGGAGTTGGGCTTCTAGCAAGTCTCTTGACCTTAGCCTTTTTATACCTGCTGTAA
- a CDS encoding helix-turn-helix transcriptional regulator — protein sequence MNRVKEFRKELGISQLELAKDIGVSRQTINMIENDKYNPTLELCLNLARSLQTDLNSLFWEDDF from the coding sequence ATGAATCGTGTGAAAGAATTCCGCAAGGAACTGGGCATTTCTCAGCTCGAGCTCGCCAAAGATATCGGTGTCTCGAGACAGACCATCAACATGATTGAAAATGACAAGTACAATCCAACCCTAGAACTCTGTCTCAACCTCGCCCGCAGCCTCCAAACTGACCTCAATAGCCTCTTTTGGGAAGACGATTTTTAA
- a CDS encoding DUF3278 domain-containing protein, which produces MKKETLTEKLIKRTYGISGPLDEHKRREADRIGNQVFIVLFYLMTFGNLIPLVLAYKYPQIVAIGYPLVVFGISMVAALYVVSQTKKTGITAIDPEMLSQKESKQLHFPGLRAGLIYGIAIFFIMPFIDTLTSENTNFISSLLNSKHLLKTILGAFFFGLMMQIIVSLRIQKAKKDHEDD; this is translated from the coding sequence ATGAAAAAAGAAACTCTCACTGAAAAACTCATCAAACGCACATACGGCATTTCTGGCCCCCTTGACGAACACAAACGGCGCGAGGCCGATCGTATCGGGAATCAGGTCTTTATCGTTCTCTTTTATCTGATGACATTTGGCAATCTTATCCCGCTCGTTCTTGCCTATAAATACCCGCAAATTGTCGCTATCGGCTATCCTCTCGTGGTGTTTGGTATTTCGATGGTAGCTGCCCTCTATGTGGTCTCCCAAACCAAGAAAACAGGCATCACAGCCATTGATCCCGAAATGCTGAGTCAAAAAGAAAGCAAACAGCTACATTTTCCTGGTCTAAGAGCCGGTCTGATCTATGGCATAGCGATATTTTTTATAATGCCATTCATCGATACTCTAACAAGTGAAAATACAAATTTCATCAGTTCTCTTCTGAATTCAAAACATCTTTTAAAAACTATACTGGGAGCGTTCTTTTTTGGACTGATGATGCAAATTATCGTCTCTCTTCGCATTCAAAAGGCCAAGAAAGACCATGAAGACGACTAG
- the ftsL gene encoding cell division protein FtsL → MAERIEKTSQLLQTKFKGFSRVEKAFYVSIAATMIILAISVVFMQTKLLQVQNELTKVNAQIEEKKIELDDAKQEVNELIRSERLKEIANSKDLQLNNENIRATE, encoded by the coding sequence ATGGCAGAAAGAATCGAAAAAACAAGCCAGTTATTGCAAACGAAGTTCAAAGGTTTTTCACGTGTGGAAAAGGCCTTCTATGTTTCGATTGCTGCAACAATGATTATCCTGGCAATTAGCGTTGTGTTTATGCAGACCAAGCTACTACAAGTTCAGAATGAATTGACCAAGGTCAATGCTCAAATCGAAGAAAAGAAAATCGAGCTAGACGATGCCAAGCAAGAGGTCAATGAATTGATTCGTTCAGAACGTTTGAAAGAGATTGCAAACTCCAAGGATTTGCAGCTGAATAACGAAAATATCCGAGCAACGGAGTAA
- the rsmH gene encoding 16S rRNA (cytosine(1402)-N(4))-methyltransferase RsmH, translating to MTKEFHHVTVLLHETIDMLDVKPDGIYVDATLGGAGHSEYLLSKLSEKGHLYAFDQDQNAIDNAQKRLAPYIEKGMVTFIKDNFRHLQARLQEAGVQEIDGICYDLGVSSPQLDQRERGFSYKKDAPLDMRMNQEASLTAYEVVNHYDYHDLVRIFFKYGEDKFSKQIARKIEQAREVKPIETTTELAEIIKSAKPAKELKKKGHPAKQIFQAIRIEVNDELGAADESIQQAMDMLALDGRISVITFHSLEDRLTKQLFKEASTVEVPKGLPFIPDDLKPKMELVSRKPILPSAEELEANNRSHSAKLRVARKIHK from the coding sequence ATGACAAAAGAATTTCATCATGTAACGGTCTTGCTTCATGAAACGATTGATATGCTTGACGTAAAACCTGACGGTATCTACGTTGATGCGACTTTGGGCGGAGCAGGCCATAGCGAATATTTATTAAGTAAATTGAGCGAAAAAGGACATCTCTATGCCTTTGACCAGGATCAGAATGCTATTGACAATGCGCAAAAACGGTTGGCACCCTATATCGAAAAGGGGATGGTAACCTTTATCAAGGATAACTTCCGTCATTTGCAGGCACGTTTGCAGGAGGCTGGTGTCCAGGAAATTGATGGAATTTGTTATGACTTGGGAGTGTCCAGTCCTCAGCTAGATCAGCGTGAACGTGGCTTTTCTTATAAAAAGGATGCGCCACTGGATATGCGGATGAATCAGGAAGCTAGTCTGACGGCCTATGAGGTGGTCAATCATTATGACTATCATGACTTGGTTCGGATCTTTTTCAAGTATGGTGAGGATAAGTTTTCTAAACAGATAGCTCGTAAGATTGAGCAAGCGCGTGAGGTGAAACCCATTGAGACAACGACGGAGTTGGCAGAGATTATCAAGTCAGCCAAGCCTGCCAAGGAGCTCAAGAAAAAGGGGCACCCTGCCAAGCAGATTTTTCAGGCTATCCGAATCGAAGTCAATGATGAGCTGGGCGCTGCAGATGAATCTATCCAGCAGGCCATGGACATGCTGGCTTTGGATGGTAGAATCTCGGTCATTACCTTCCATTCTCTGGAAGATCGCTTGACCAAGCAATTATTCAAAGAAGCTTCAACAGTGGAAGTTCCCAAAGGCTTGCCCTTCATTCCAGATGACCTTAAGCCTAAGATGGAATTGGTATCCCGCAAGCCAATCTTGCCAAGTGCCGAAGAGCTAGAAGCCAACAATCGTTCGCATTCAGCCAAGTTGCGCGTGGCCAGAAAAATTCATAAGTAA